In one Moritella sp. 5 genomic region, the following are encoded:
- the rplT gene encoding 50S ribosomal protein L20, which produces MPRVKRGVVARARHKKVLKQAKGYYGARSRVYRVAFQAVTKAGQYAYRDRRQRKRQFRQLWITRINAAARQNGMSYSRFINGLKHASIEIDRKILADIAVFDKAAFTVLVNKAKEAVA; this is translated from the coding sequence ATGCCTAGAGTTAAACGCGGTGTTGTTGCACGTGCTCGTCATAAGAAAGTTTTAAAACAAGCTAAAGGTTATTACGGAGCTCGTTCACGAGTTTACCGTGTTGCTTTCCAAGCAGTTACAAAAGCTGGTCAATATGCTTACCGTGACCGTCGTCAACGTAAACGTCAATTCCGTCAATTATGGATTACACGTATTAACGCTGCTGCACGTCAAAATGGTATGTCTTACAGCCGTTTCATTAATGGCCTTAAACACGCCTCTATTGAAATCGATCGTAAGATCTTAGCAGACATTGCTGTATTCGATAAAGCGGCATTTACTGTACTAGTAAATAAAGCAAAAGAAGCAGTTGCTTAA
- the rpmI gene encoding 50S ribosomal protein L35: protein MPKLKSNKGAAKRFKKTANGFKRKQSHLRHILTKKSTKRKRHLRGTQMVAKCDVASVSRMLPYA from the coding sequence ATGCCTAAGTTGAAATCGAATAAAGGCGCTGCAAAGCGCTTTAAGAAAACCGCTAATGGTTTTAAACGCAAACAGTCTCACCTACGTCATATTTTGACCAAGAAGAGCACTAAACGTAAACGTCACCTTCGTGGTACGCAAATGGTTGCAAAGTGTGATGTTGCATCTGTTTCACGTATGCTTCCATACGCTTAA
- the infC gene encoding translation initiation factor IF-3, which translates to MKGGKKGQQQTTRQHRINEEIRIPECRLNGADGEVIGIVSIRDALAKAEEASLDLVEISPNAEPPVCRVMDYGKFIYEKSKSVKEQKKKQVRVQVKEIKFRPGTDVGDYQVKLRNLTRFLEEGNKAKITLRFRGREMAHQSLGFDLLNRIKEDLQEIAVVEAFPKMEGRQAVMVLAPKKK; encoded by the coding sequence ATAAAAGGCGGAAAAAAAGGTCAACAACAAACGACCAGACAACATCGTATAAACGAAGAAATTCGTATACCTGAATGTCGCTTAAACGGTGCTGATGGTGAAGTAATTGGAATCGTATCTATAAGAGATGCACTTGCTAAAGCAGAAGAAGCAAGTTTAGATCTTGTAGAAATTAGCCCGAATGCCGAGCCTCCTGTTTGCCGTGTCATGGATTACGGTAAATTTATATACGAGAAAAGTAAATCTGTTAAAGAGCAGAAGAAAAAGCAAGTTCGGGTTCAGGTTAAGGAAATAAAATTCCGACCTGGAACTGATGTTGGCGATTATCAGGTAAAACTACGCAACCTGACTCGCTTCCTCGAAGAAGGTAACAAAGCAAAAATTACGCTGCGTTTCCGAGGTCGAGAAATGGCGCACCAGAGCTTAGGCTTTGATCTTTTAAATCGTATTAAAGAAGATTTACAAGAGATTGCAGTCGTGGAAGCTTTCCCGAAAATGGAAGGTCGCCAAGCTGTAATGGTGTTAGCCCCTAAAAAGAAATAG
- the thrS gene encoding threonine--tRNA ligase: protein MPVITLPDGAQRQFDNPVTIMEVAADISSGLAKACIAGRINGERVDACDLITEDAAIEIITSKDADGLEILRHSCAHLLGHAIKQLWPNTKMAIGPTIDKGFYYDVDMEEPISEADLAKLEKHMNKLVKTNYQVIKKVVSWQEARDTFEARGETYKVAILDENIGKDETPALYYHEEYVDMCRGPHVPVMKHCQHFKLMSVAGAYWRGNSDNKMLQRIYGTAWTDKKELKAYIQRLAEAEKRDHRKIGKQLDLYHMQEDAPGMVFWHNDGWTIFRELENFIREKLREFDYQEVKGPQIMDRSLWEKSGHWDKYSEGMFCTHSENREYAIKPMNCPGHVQIYNQGLKSYRDLPLRMAEFGSCHRNEPSGSLHGLMRVRGFTQDDAHIFCTESQIQQEVSDCIKMVFETYATFGFENIEIKLSTRPEKRVGSDETWDKSEQALADALTASGLSYDVQEGEGAFYGPKIEFTLHDCLDRAWQCGTIQLDFSMPEKLGAEYVCESNGRETPVMIHRAILGSLERFIGILIEEYAGLFPTWLSPVQAVVMNITDKQAVFATEFVEKMKKVGIRSKLDLRNEKIGFKIREHTLKRVPYLLVIGDKEVESGEIAVRTRKGVDLGTMKLDDFISKLQTEVNSRGKTTLEDSL from the coding sequence ATGCCTGTAATTACTCTTCCAGATGGCGCTCAGCGTCAATTTGACAACCCAGTAACGATTATGGAAGTTGCTGCAGATATCAGTTCTGGTCTTGCTAAAGCGTGTATCGCTGGACGCATTAACGGTGAACGTGTTGACGCATGTGACCTGATCACTGAAGACGCTGCAATTGAAATCATTACTTCTAAAGATGCTGATGGTCTAGAGATCCTACGCCACTCTTGTGCGCATTTACTTGGTCATGCTATTAAGCAATTATGGCCAAACACCAAGATGGCTATTGGCCCTACCATTGATAAAGGCTTCTATTATGATGTCGATATGGAAGAACCAATTAGTGAAGCTGATTTAGCTAAGCTAGAAAAGCACATGAACAAACTGGTTAAGACCAACTATCAAGTTATTAAGAAAGTTGTATCTTGGCAAGAAGCGCGTGACACGTTTGAAGCACGTGGTGAAACATATAAAGTAGCTATCTTAGACGAGAACATCGGCAAAGATGAAACGCCTGCTTTATATTACCATGAAGAATACGTTGATATGTGTCGTGGTCCACACGTACCAGTAATGAAGCATTGCCAGCATTTCAAATTAATGTCTGTTGCAGGCGCATACTGGCGCGGTAACTCAGACAATAAGATGTTACAACGTATATATGGTACAGCTTGGACTGATAAGAAAGAGCTAAAAGCATATATTCAACGTCTTGCTGAAGCTGAGAAGCGCGATCACCGTAAAATTGGTAAACAACTAGACCTTTACCATATGCAAGAAGATGCACCTGGTATGGTGTTCTGGCATAACGATGGTTGGACAATTTTCCGTGAGTTAGAAAATTTCATTCGTGAAAAATTACGCGAGTTTGATTACCAAGAAGTGAAAGGTCCACAAATCATGGATCGTAGCTTGTGGGAAAAATCAGGCCATTGGGATAAATATTCAGAAGGTATGTTCTGTACTCACTCAGAAAACCGTGAATATGCGATTAAACCAATGAACTGTCCTGGTCACGTACAGATTTATAACCAAGGTTTAAAATCTTACCGTGATTTACCATTACGTATGGCAGAGTTTGGCTCATGTCACCGTAATGAACCATCTGGTTCGCTACATGGCCTAATGCGTGTACGTGGCTTTACGCAAGATGATGCACATATCTTCTGTACTGAAAGCCAAATTCAGCAAGAAGTATCTGATTGCATCAAGATGGTTTTTGAAACTTACGCTACATTTGGTTTCGAAAATATTGAGATTAAACTATCAACACGTCCTGAAAAACGTGTAGGTAGTGATGAGACTTGGGATAAATCTGAGCAGGCACTTGCTGATGCATTAACTGCAAGTGGTTTAAGCTACGATGTACAAGAAGGCGAGGGTGCGTTCTACGGACCTAAAATCGAGTTCACACTACATGACTGCTTAGATCGTGCATGGCAATGTGGTACAATTCAGCTAGACTTCTCAATGCCTGAGAAATTAGGTGCGGAATATGTGTGTGAAAGTAACGGTCGTGAGACGCCTGTTATGATTCACCGAGCGATTTTAGGTTCACTTGAGCGCTTCATTGGAATTCTGATTGAAGAATATGCAGGACTTTTTCCTACTTGGTTATCACCTGTTCAAGCTGTAGTTATGAACATTACAGATAAACAGGCTGTTTTTGCTACAGAATTTGTAGAAAAAATGAAGAAAGTAGGCATTAGATCAAAATTAGACTTGAGAAATGAGAAGATAGGCTTTAAGATCCGCGAACATACTTTGAAACGTGTGCCATATCTTTTGGTTATCGGCGATAAAGAAGTCGAATCAGGAGAAATTGCAGTACGTACTCGTAAGGGCGTTGACTTAGGTACTATGAAGTTAGATGACTTCATCAGTAAATTACAAACCGAAGTCAATAGCCGCGGTAAAACAACTTTGGAGGATTCGTTATAA
- a CDS encoding DUF2797 domain-containing protein — MSYTGHISKMVSTLNADNSVSYQLPLDDTLIPLNELIGKSITLTHTGNIHCLNCGKKTKKSYSQGHCFVCTRKLASCDMCIMKPETCHYEYGTCRQPEWADDFCMTDHYVYLSNTSALKVGITRHTQLPTRWIDQGATQGLPIFKVKTRQISGLVETALAEFIGDKTNWRTMLKGENADIDLKAEAARLMPLIEEQLGNIEMMYGLDAIEELEGDIVTINYPVTQHPTKIVSHNFDKEPVVSGILQGIKGQYLFFDTGVINMRKFTSYEITLTA; from the coding sequence ATGTCATACACAGGCCATATCAGTAAAATGGTTTCAACACTTAATGCAGATAATAGTGTCAGTTACCAATTACCACTCGACGATACACTTATTCCGTTAAACGAACTTATCGGTAAATCAATCACACTCACGCACACTGGCAACATACATTGCTTAAACTGTGGAAAGAAAACAAAGAAGAGCTATTCACAAGGCCATTGTTTTGTTTGTACACGCAAGCTAGCCAGTTGTGATATGTGTATCATGAAACCAGAAACGTGTCATTATGAGTACGGAACTTGTCGTCAACCAGAATGGGCCGATGATTTCTGTATGACTGACCACTATGTATACCTTTCAAATACGTCTGCATTAAAAGTTGGTATTACCCGTCATACTCAATTACCAACCCGTTGGATTGATCAAGGTGCAACACAAGGTCTGCCGATCTTTAAAGTAAAAACCAGACAAATATCGGGGTTAGTAGAAACCGCATTAGCTGAATTCATTGGTGATAAAACCAACTGGCGTACCATGCTTAAAGGCGAAAACGCAGATATTGATTTAAAAGCGGAAGCAGCACGTTTAATGCCTTTAATTGAAGAACAATTAGGTAATATTGAAATGATGTATGGTTTAGATGCAATCGAGGAACTCGAAGGGGATATTGTTACCATTAACTACCCTGTTACTCAGCACCCGACTAAAATAGTTTCACACAATTTTGATAAAGAGCCTGTTGTATCAGGCATATTGCAAGGTATTAAAGGTCAATACCTGTTTTTTGATACTGGTGTGATCAACATGCGAAAATTCACCAGTTATGAAATAACATTAACAGCTTAA
- a CDS encoding L-alanine exporter AlaE: MQVKAPFCVRNAAADTFAMVIFSFAVGMLIEIFVSGMSFERSLASRVVSIPVNIAIAYPYGLYRDFIIRTGAKLVKNKLTKQFGDTFAYVSFQSPVYALILLSVGADVEQIVTAVSSNAVVSCFVGVFYGQFLDLCRKLFRVPGYHAGISA; the protein is encoded by the coding sequence GTGCAAGTTAAAGCCCCTTTCTGCGTTCGTAATGCCGCAGCTGACACATTCGCAATGGTCATATTTAGCTTTGCTGTGGGAATGTTGATTGAGATTTTTGTCTCTGGGATGTCGTTTGAACGATCTTTAGCTTCCCGTGTGGTTTCTATCCCGGTCAACATCGCCATTGCATACCCATATGGTTTATATCGTGACTTTATTATTAGGACTGGTGCTAAATTAGTTAAGAATAAACTAACAAAACAATTTGGTGATACGTTTGCGTATGTATCTTTCCAATCACCTGTTTATGCCTTAATTTTATTATCTGTCGGTGCTGATGTTGAGCAAATCGTAACAGCGGTATCAAGTAACGCTGTTGTGTCATGCTTTGTCGGTGTGTTCTACGGCCAATTTCTTGATTTATGTCGTAAGCTATTTCGCGTACCAGGATACCACGCAGGTATCAGCGCTTAA
- a CDS encoding alanyl-tRNA editing protein — protein MSDVVIHQVRPTKVLFTQGIIQSLTQVQWVEQTDTSTYVVTEKTPFHPVSHIWPDHPADKGFLVFNGKQYTVTDCVTGAFDIENSKLYKGTDIPVKRGEPGWYFVVVHELELDMALNINDSVELVVDARYQTALSRGHSAGHLASYALNKVLEQGYWRKDASRKDVLNNRDFHSYAQTLSLVSENKSTDNYRLGKTLKKRGLNVAEMLADLSLIEARVNGVLATWLATKASVVMKCEGDSLTDSRFWCCDLGCGESIAMPCGGSHVQSLAEYKDITIELTFKSDQELEMITKAN, from the coding sequence ATGTCTGATGTTGTAATTCATCAAGTACGACCAACTAAGGTTCTTTTTACTCAAGGAATCATACAATCTTTAACTCAAGTTCAGTGGGTTGAACAAACAGACACCAGTACTTATGTGGTTACTGAAAAAACACCGTTCCACCCGGTAAGTCATATCTGGCCAGATCATCCTGCGGATAAAGGGTTTTTAGTATTTAACGGTAAGCAATACACAGTCACAGATTGCGTTACGGGTGCTTTCGATATTGAAAATAGTAAGCTATATAAAGGTACAGATATACCCGTAAAACGTGGTGAGCCTGGCTGGTATTTTGTTGTCGTACACGAATTAGAATTAGACATGGCATTAAACATTAATGATTCTGTTGAATTAGTTGTTGATGCAAGGTATCAAACGGCATTAAGTCGAGGACACAGTGCAGGGCATTTGGCTTCTTATGCGTTAAATAAGGTTTTAGAACAAGGTTACTGGCGTAAAGATGCATCACGCAAAGATGTATTAAATAATCGCGACTTTCATTCATACGCACAAACATTAAGTTTGGTCTCTGAAAACAAATCAACAGACAATTACCGTTTGGGTAAAACGTTGAAAAAGCGTGGCCTTAATGTGGCTGAGATGCTTGCAGACCTATCACTCATTGAAGCGAGGGTGAATGGCGTATTGGCAACCTGGCTTGCGACTAAAGCATCTGTTGTGATGAAGTGTGAAGGTGATTCGCTTACGGACTCTCGTTTTTGGTGTTGCGATTTAGGTTGTGGTGAAAGTATTGCTATGCCTTGCGGTGGTTCACACGTACAAAGTTTGGCTGAATATAAAGATATAACGATTGAGTTAACATTTAAGTCTGATCAAGAATTAGAGATGATCACAAAGGCTAATTAA
- a CDS encoding tetratricopeptide repeat protein, producing the protein MKQIITLCMLITLTACSAKKDNNENHVQAITDAAGNPLELGILSLRNKGTNYESKVAFNVLGSDIIFEIENDEDINPEEVINNQEDHEQFEDILDEQEPAPEDIDKALRLLSAAQQLAVDKDYPEALAKVEDAIKAAPSLAQTHALKGSVNYRMKNYTNARTAWNKALELDPSYEDVQKALTKMGDK; encoded by the coding sequence ATGAAACAGATAATTACTTTATGCATGCTTATCACCCTTACCGCATGCAGTGCTAAAAAAGATAATAATGAGAATCATGTACAAGCAATAACAGATGCAGCAGGTAACCCATTAGAACTAGGCATATTATCCCTTCGAAATAAGGGAACTAACTACGAATCAAAAGTCGCATTTAACGTACTTGGTAGCGATATTATATTCGAAATCGAAAACGATGAGGACATAAATCCGGAAGAAGTTATCAACAATCAAGAAGATCACGAGCAGTTCGAAGACATATTAGATGAACAAGAGCCTGCTCCTGAAGATATAGATAAGGCATTACGCTTATTATCTGCGGCTCAACAACTTGCTGTAGATAAAGATTACCCAGAGGCGCTTGCTAAAGTAGAAGATGCGATTAAAGCAGCGCCTAGCCTTGCACAAACTCACGCACTTAAAGGTAGCGTGAATTACAGAATGAAAAACTACACCAATGCAAGAACCGCATGGAATAAAGCATTAGAACTTGATCCATCATACGAAGATGTTCAGAAAGCATTGACTAAAATGGGTGATAAATAA
- a CDS encoding FliG C-terminal domain-containing protein: MTIFKSLLFAILLVLTPLVMANEIESLELSQGLEERLNRDIEAYLGDDSFILSIRAEVLTSPKSQDLTNNNGQASQATPEQVQSPEQANQAPSTITPEAEDEFDLPALPSNMPKENTVNPAVEQAKAQIAEMEKTITKQAELLENQVKKANQPKSKDDSEKTLRVLHTKLLVASTVNNEQVVFLRNLLTEKLNYNPFRGDTLTIIPTDFPKQLAVQDSESSEPLPWYQEWLSWLMVLFAALLLILLFLLLRNRSKPEKVEEIDSTPPSAEPLLMQQQQDVQALRQRIISLSLASPDKIQTTVAKIALNEQNMPLLAASYQTLGRSIFTSIFPNLVHEIPQYINYLKQEQKDYPALITSLNDLLQLLTHIENDAEAITHKPFSYLQKLTDNQISWLIKEEQPRIKALVLTQLEELKSTAVLKQLSPTERALVAVEIGQFHNFPVATFNEIAQRLAKKSRHVPDFKHINADGTELLLGMLDRLPLNEQQALLTQLKESSPETYMKIREQFYCFDDVLKTPTLVLADALRNLERKIVAIGLHSFEEEQIQHVLTDLPVKLKSALLFEIKQLEVPDQESIASAQQDIVVAVRQLLNSGRFTMNDLKG, encoded by the coding sequence ATGACTATTTTTAAATCTTTATTATTCGCTATATTACTTGTGCTTACACCACTGGTTATGGCAAATGAAATTGAATCACTCGAGTTAAGCCAAGGCCTAGAAGAAAGGCTGAATAGAGATATCGAAGCCTATCTCGGTGATGATAGCTTTATACTTTCGATTAGAGCTGAAGTATTAACGTCGCCTAAATCTCAAGATTTAACGAATAATAACGGTCAAGCCTCACAAGCAACACCGGAACAAGTACAAAGTCCAGAGCAGGCTAATCAAGCCCCTTCAACAATAACACCTGAAGCTGAAGATGAATTTGACTTACCTGCCCTGCCAAGTAATATGCCTAAAGAAAATACTGTCAATCCAGCGGTAGAACAGGCAAAAGCTCAAATTGCAGAAATGGAAAAAACAATTACCAAGCAAGCTGAGTTACTCGAAAATCAAGTAAAAAAAGCCAATCAACCAAAAAGTAAGGACGATTCAGAAAAAACATTACGAGTACTTCACACTAAGTTATTAGTTGCTAGCACAGTTAACAACGAACAAGTTGTATTCTTAAGAAACTTGCTTACTGAAAAGCTAAACTACAATCCATTTAGAGGTGACACATTAACTATCATACCGACTGATTTTCCAAAACAGTTGGCAGTTCAAGATTCAGAAAGTTCAGAGCCATTACCCTGGTATCAAGAATGGTTGAGTTGGTTAATGGTTTTATTCGCCGCCTTATTATTAATTTTACTTTTTTTACTATTACGAAATAGAAGTAAGCCAGAAAAAGTTGAAGAAATAGATAGTACTCCACCATCAGCTGAACCATTACTAATGCAACAGCAGCAAGATGTACAAGCCCTACGTCAGCGAATTATCAGTCTGAGCCTCGCATCTCCAGACAAAATCCAAACCACCGTGGCTAAAATCGCTTTAAACGAGCAAAACATGCCACTGTTGGCTGCATCATATCAAACATTAGGTCGTTCGATATTCACTTCGATTTTCCCTAATCTTGTGCATGAAATTCCACAGTATATAAACTACCTTAAGCAAGAACAAAAAGATTACCCTGCTTTAATCACTAGTCTAAATGATCTACTGCAGTTATTGACGCACATAGAAAATGATGCTGAAGCAATAACACATAAACCATTTTCTTACCTTCAAAAATTAACTGACAATCAAATCTCGTGGTTAATTAAAGAAGAACAGCCTAGGATAAAAGCGTTAGTTTTAACACAGCTTGAAGAATTAAAATCAACGGCTGTATTAAAACAGTTAAGCCCTACTGAACGTGCATTAGTTGCAGTTGAAATTGGACAGTTCCATAACTTCCCGGTCGCAACGTTTAACGAGATTGCACAGCGTCTAGCCAAGAAATCACGACATGTACCTGACTTCAAGCACATCAATGCAGATGGCACTGAGTTGTTACTTGGTATGTTAGATCGTTTACCGCTAAACGAGCAGCAAGCATTATTAACGCAACTTAAAGAAAGCTCTCCAGAAACCTACATGAAGATTCGCGAGCAATTCTATTGCTTTGATGATGTATTGAAGACACCAACGTTAGTACTTGCCGATGCATTGCGTAACCTTGAGCGTAAAATAGTGGCAATTGGTTTGCACTCTTTTGAGGAAGAGCAAATTCAACACGTATTAACAGACCTGCCTGTTAAATTAAAATCAGCGCTGCTATTTGAGATAAAACAACTCGAAGTTCCAGATCAAGAAAGCATAGCGAGCGCGCAACAAGATATTGTTGTAGCAGTAAGACAGTTGCTCAACTCAGGTCGTTTCACTATGAATGATTTAAAGGGATAA